A stretch of Castanea sativa cultivar Marrone di Chiusa Pesio chromosome 2, ASM4071231v1 DNA encodes these proteins:
- the LOC142623261 gene encoding cellulose synthase A catalytic subunit 2 [UDP-forming]-like: MDTRGRLVAGSHNRNEFVLINADENGKIKSVKELSGQICQICGDEVELTVDGELFVACNECAFPVCRPCYEYERREGNQACPQCKTRYKRLKGSPRVEGDEEEDDIDDLDNEFDYGNLDGLGPQEAAEAMLSARLNTGRGYHSNASGIPTFSERETSPLSPDIPLLTYGEEDSEISSDRHALIVPPFMGHGNRIHPMPVPDPSIPLQPRPMVPKKDIAVYGYGSVAWKDRMEDWKKRQNDRLQVVQHQGDNDGGNFGGNELDDDPDLPMMDEGRQPLSRKLPIPSSKINPYRLIIIIRLVILGLFFHYRLLHPVNSAYGLWLTSVICEIWFAVSWILDQFPKWYPIERETYLDRLSLRYEKEGKPSELASVDIFVSTVDPSKEPPLITANTVLSILAVDYPVDKVACYVSDDGAAMLTFEALSETSEFARKWVPFCKKYNIEPRAPEWYFSQKMDYLKNKVYPAFVRERRAMKREYEEFKVKINALVATAQKVPEDGWTMQDGTPWPGNNVRDHPGMIQVFLGHSGVCDVEGNELPRLIYVSREKRPGFDHHKKAGAMNALVRVSAVISNAPYLLNVDCDHYINNSKALREAMCFMMDPQSGKKVCYVQFPQRFDGIDRHDRYSNRNVVFFDINMKGLDGLQGPIYVGTGCVFRRVALYGFDAPTKKKAPSKTCNCWPKWCCLCCGSRKKNAKTKKEKKKKPKNREASKQIHALENIEEGKDEPNTEKLSNMSQMKLEKKYGQSPVFVASTVLENGGVPQNVSPASLLKEAIQVISCGYEDKTEWGKEVGWIYGSVTEDILTGFKMHCHGWRSVYCIPKRPAFKGSAPINLSDRLHQVLRWALGSVEIFLSRHCPIWYGYGGGLNWLERFSYINSVVYPWTSIPLIVYCTLPAICLLTGQFIVPEISNYASLVFMALFISIAATGILEMQWGGVGIDDWWRNEQFWVIGGVSSHLFALIQGLLKVLGGVSTNFTVTSKGADDGEFSELYIFKWTSLLIPPTTLLIINIVGVVVGISDAINNGYDSWGPLFGRLFFAFWVIVHLYPFLKGLLGKQDRMPTIILVWSILLASILTLMWVRINPFVSRDGPVLEVCGLNCDK; encoded by the exons GGAGTCCTAGAGTTGAAGGtgacgaggaagaagatgaCATTGATGATTTGGACAATGAGTTTGATTATGGAAACCTTGATGGTCTTGGGCCTCAGGAAGCTGCAGAGGCAATGCTCTCTGCACGCCTTAACACTGGCCGTGGTTATCACTCTAATGCGTCTGGTATCCCCACATTCTCAGAACGTGAGACATCTCCCCTTAGTCCTGACATCCCTCTGTTGACCTATGGCGAGGAG GATTCTGAGATTTCTTCTGATCGGCATGCTCTTATTGTACCTCCATTTATGGGTCATGGAAACAGAATCCATCCAATGCCCGTTCCTGATCCATCTATACCAT TGCAACCAAGACCAATGGTTCCTAAGAAAGATATTGCAGTATATGGGTATGGGAGTGTGGCTTGGAAGGATCGGATGGAGGACTGGAAGAAAAGGCAGAATGATAGACTTCAGGTTGTACAGCACCAAGGAGACAATGATGGGGGAAACTTCGGTGGAAATGAACTAGATGATGATCCTGATTTGCCCAT gATGGATGAAGGCAGGCAACCACTTTCAAGGAAGTTACCCATTCCTTCAAGCAAAATAAATCCATACCGACTGATTATAATAATTCGTCTTGTTATCCTTGGGTTGTTTTTTCATTATAGACTTCTCCATCCAGTTAATAGTGCATATGGCTTGTGGTTGACGTCAGTTATATGCGAAATATGGTTTGCTGTATCATGGATTCTAGATCAGTTCCCAAAATGGTACCCAATAGAACGAGAAACATACCTTGACCGGCTATCACTGAG GTATGAAAAAGAAGGGAAGCCATCTGAGTTGGCCAGTGTAGACATCTTTGTGAGTACAGTTGATCCATCGAAAGAGCCTCCTTTAATTACTGCAAACACGGTTCTCTCCATTCTTGCGGTTGATTATCCAGTAGATAAAGTTGCTTGCTATGTCTCGGATGATGGTGCTGCGATGCTTACTTTTGAAGCACTTTCTGAGACATCAGAATTTGCAAGAAAATGGGTTCCTTTctgtaaaaaatataatattgagCCAAGGGCCCCAGAATGGTATTTTTCACAGAAGATGGACTATCTGAAAAACAAAGTTTATCCAGCATTTGTCAGAGAAAGACGTGCAATGAAG AGAGAATATGAAGAATTTAAGGTTAAAATAAATGCGCTTGTAGCCACAGCACAAAAAGTTCCTGAGGATGGCTGGACAATGCAGGATGGGACTCCATGGCCTGGCAACAATGTGCGGGACCATCCTGGCATGATTCAG GTTTTCCTCGGCCATAGTGGTGTTTGTGATGTGGAAGGAAATGAGTTACCTCGTCTGATTTATGTTTCTCGTGAAAAGAGACCAGGATTTGACCATCATAAGAAGGCTGGAGCCATGAATGCCCTG GTACGGGTCTCGGCAGTTATTTCAAATGCTCCTTATCTTCTGAACGTTGACTGTGATCATTATATAAACAATAGTAAGGCACTAAGAGAGGCCATGTGTTTCATGATGGACCCCCAATCAGGGAAGAAGGTTTGCTATGTACAGTTTCCTCAAAgatttgatgggattgatcgtCATGATAGATACTCAAATCGGAACGTTGTATTCTTTGAT ATCAACATGAAAGGCTTAGATGGGTTACAAGGACCCATATATGTCGGAACTGGATGTGTTTTCAGAAGGGTAGCACTTTATGGATTTGACGCACCTACCAAGAAGAAGGCCCCTAGCAAAACCTGTAACTGTTGGCCAAAATGGTGCTGCCTGTGTTGTGGCTCTAGAAAGAAGAATGCGAAGacaaagaaggagaaaaagaagaaacctaAGAACAGGGAAGCATCAAAACAGATACATGCACTTGAAAATATTGAAGAGGGAAAAGATG AACCAAACACTGAGAAATTATCCAATATGTCACAAATGAAATTGGAAAAGAAGTATGGGCAGTCTCCAGTGTTTGTAGCTTCCACCGTGTTGGAAAATGGTGGAGTTCCTCAGAATGTCAGTCCTGCATCACTCTTGAAAGAAGCCATCCAAGTCATCAGCTGTGGTTATGAGGATAAAACAGAATGGGGAAAGGAG GTTGGCTGGATATACGGTTCTGTGACTGAAGATATCTTGACTGGATTTAAGATGCACTGCCATGGCTGGCGGTCTGTGTACTGCATTCCCAAGAGGCCAGCATTCAAGGGGTCAGCTCCTATCAACCTCTCAGATCGTCTACACCAGGTTCTTCGGTGGGCCCTTGGATCTGTTGAGATTTTCTTGAGCAGGCATTGTCCAATCTGGTATGGCTATGGGGGTGGTTTGAATTGGTTGGAACGGTTTTCCTATATAAACTCCGTTGTGTATCCTTGGACATCCATTCCCTTGATCGTTTACTGTACTCTGCCAGCCATCTGTCTTCTCACTGGACAGTTCATTGTTCCTGAG ATTAGCAATTATGCGAGTCTAGTATTCATGGCCCTTTTCATATCTATAGCTGCAACTGGTATCCTTGAAATGCAGTGGGGAGGAGTTGGGATCGATGACTGGTGGAGAAATGAGCAGTTCTGGGTGATTGGAGGTGTGTCATCTCATCTTTTTGCCCTTATCCAAGGTCTACTCAAGGTTTTGGGTGGTGTCAGCACAAACTTCACAGTTACCTCTAAAGGGGCAGATGATGGAGAGTTTTCTGAGCTTTACATCTTCAAGTGGACATCATTGTTGATCCCTCCCACAACTTTGTTGATCATAAACATAGTTGGGGTGGTTGTTGGGATCTCAGATGCCATCAATAATGGGTATGATTCATGGGGCCCACTTTTTGGTAGGCTATTTTTTGCCTTTTGGGTCATTGTCCACCTTTACCCCTTCCTCAAGGGTTTACTAGGGAAACAAGATCGGATGCCAACCATTATTTTGGTCTGGTCGATTCTGCTGGCCTCGATCCTAACTCTTATGTGGGTCCGAATCAACCCATTTGTGTCGAGAGATGGTCCTGTGTTAGAGGTTTGTGGGTTGAATTGTGACAAGTAG